Proteins from a single region of Vibrio sp. DW001:
- a CDS encoding DUF3820 family protein, with product MLEKENLIKLARIKMPFGKYAGRTLIDLPEEYLLWFARKDSFPEGELGDLMQLCLALKIEGLDMVVKPLKYPESR from the coding sequence GTGTTAGAGAAAGAGAACTTGATAAAATTAGCGAGAATCAAGATGCCGTTTGGTAAATACGCGGGGCGTACCTTGATCGATCTTCCGGAAGAATATTTGCTCTGGTTTGCTCGTAAGGATTCTTTTCCTGAGGGAGAATTAGGTGATCTGATGCAACTCTGCTTAGCGCTAAAAATTGAAGGGTTAGATATGGTCGTTAAACCACTAAAGTACCCAGAGTCGCGCTAA
- a CDS encoding rhodanese-like domain-containing protein has translation MKKEITVIFKKIVALALAFIAFSSFAENRAELAWQKIEQGALIVDVRTPQEFDTQHIESAVNFPLETVNVAFNNVDKDQQIVVYCRSGNRSGQAERFLKKNGFTNVHNGGGLNEMLASK, from the coding sequence ATCAAAAAGGAAATAACCGTGATCTTTAAAAAAATTGTCGCCCTTGCTCTGGCTTTCATCGCTTTCTCAAGCTTTGCAGAAAACCGTGCTGAATTAGCATGGCAAAAAATAGAACAAGGTGCGCTAATCGTTGACGTTAGAACACCACAAGAATTTGACACCCAACATATTGAATCTGCGGTAAATTTCCCGCTAGAGACGGTGAATGTCGCGTTTAATAATGTAGATAAAGATCAACAGATTGTTGTTTATTGCCGCAGTGGTAACCGTTCAGGGCAAGCTGAACGCTTTTTGAAAAAAAATGGATTCACTAACGTTCACAATGGTGGCGGCCTTAACGAGATGCTCGCCTCTAAGTAG
- a CDS encoding alpha-amylase, which translates to MKLNTIVTALILASTPLSAANLTISTSTNSRNYSFTAEHPVNVPLKKDNYSIKVTDIGGTCTVDVVKKLKFNTPTQLNCQEPTLFELKIRLSGDYLFTFDKTTQSITLTKKKSNTVKKEFKRAVPNLTCDTHISEEVTLNVADTFADGTKLKDTFTGQVTEVINHHVTLTPSLNSGGMVLLEPTLQQSSNLSTPLDWRNANIYFVMVDRFSNGDLNNDTSYGRQKDGNDEVGTFHGGDLKGIIKKLDYIQSLGTDAIWLSPIVEQIHGFVGGGEKGSFPFYAYHGYWTRDFTKIDENFGKDEDLTQLVAEAHKRGIKILLDAVVNHSGYAALSDLQFDDINVVSPKRSWPDKWSDWVPGKNENWHSYNDSIDYASNAWTSWWGPDWIRAGFPDYKKPGNSDITMSLAGLPDFITESEKTVTPPNWLLNNPGTRVKHKQNFTVSDYLIEWQSDWVKRFGIDGFRVDTVKHVESDVWIRLKKQSSEKLEAWRKKNGQSGGQPFWMMGEVWGHSAYRSPYFDDGFDALINFDMQKKMDKGAACFSYMAETYQSYADTIASEKDFNPVSYMSSHDTELFFSRYKSFDMQRDAASALLLSPGAIQVYYGDEVARAIGPYADDFHQGTRSDMVWQLDDNRKKLLEHWKTVGQFRKSHPSIGAGQHKALKQKQGYAFSRVLGDDKVVVAFVGK; encoded by the coding sequence ATGAAACTTAATACGATAGTAACTGCATTGATCTTGGCATCGACACCTTTGTCGGCGGCTAACCTAACAATATCGACGTCCACTAACAGCCGAAACTATTCTTTTACCGCGGAGCATCCAGTGAATGTTCCGCTAAAAAAAGATAATTATTCAATAAAAGTGACTGATATTGGTGGAACATGTACTGTTGATGTCGTTAAGAAACTCAAATTCAATACACCGACGCAACTCAACTGCCAAGAACCAACTCTTTTCGAGCTAAAGATACGCCTTAGTGGCGACTACCTATTTACATTCGATAAAACCACGCAATCGATAACACTCACAAAGAAGAAAAGTAATACCGTAAAAAAGGAATTCAAAAGAGCCGTTCCCAACCTCACTTGCGATACCCATATTAGTGAAGAGGTCACGTTAAACGTAGCCGATACATTCGCAGATGGTACCAAGCTAAAAGACACGTTCACGGGGCAAGTTACTGAGGTTATCAATCATCACGTAACACTAACGCCATCCCTCAATAGCGGTGGTATGGTTTTGTTAGAACCAACGTTGCAACAGAGTTCCAACCTTTCTACCCCTCTAGACTGGCGCAACGCGAACATCTACTTTGTCATGGTCGATAGGTTTAGCAATGGTGACCTGAATAATGATACGAGTTATGGTCGACAAAAAGATGGTAATGATGAAGTGGGGACTTTCCATGGTGGTGATTTAAAAGGCATTATTAAAAAGCTAGATTACATCCAGAGTTTAGGAACTGACGCTATATGGCTTTCCCCTATTGTAGAGCAAATACATGGTTTTGTTGGGGGAGGAGAAAAAGGGTCCTTCCCATTTTATGCTTATCACGGTTATTGGACCCGAGATTTCACCAAGATTGACGAAAATTTCGGTAAAGATGAGGATTTAACACAACTTGTCGCGGAAGCGCATAAACGGGGTATAAAAATTCTGTTAGATGCGGTCGTGAACCATTCCGGCTACGCTGCTTTATCCGATCTACAGTTTGACGACATCAATGTCGTCTCGCCGAAAAGAAGTTGGCCGGATAAATGGTCTGATTGGGTACCGGGAAAAAATGAAAACTGGCACAGTTACAATGACAGTATTGATTATGCTAGTAACGCATGGACGAGTTGGTGGGGACCAGATTGGATCCGTGCTGGTTTTCCTGACTATAAAAAACCAGGGAATAGTGACATTACGATGTCTTTGGCGGGACTACCAGACTTTATCACCGAGTCAGAAAAAACCGTTACACCACCAAATTGGCTGCTCAATAACCCAGGCACTCGTGTCAAACATAAGCAGAATTTCACTGTCTCCGATTATCTAATCGAATGGCAGTCCGATTGGGTTAAACGATTTGGAATTGATGGCTTTCGTGTCGATACCGTAAAGCACGTTGAAAGTGACGTTTGGATACGACTAAAAAAACAATCAAGCGAGAAGCTAGAGGCATGGCGTAAGAAAAATGGACAATCGGGCGGCCAGCCATTTTGGATGATGGGTGAAGTATGGGGACACTCAGCGTACAGAAGTCCATATTTTGATGACGGTTTTGATGCCTTGATAAACTTCGACATGCAGAAAAAAATGGATAAAGGTGCCGCTTGCTTCAGCTATATGGCAGAGACCTATCAATCTTATGCCGATACGATCGCCTCCGAAAAAGATTTTAACCCAGTAAGCTACATGTCATCTCATGACACAGAATTGTTCTTTAGTCGCTATAAATCATTCGATATGCAAAGAGACGCGGCAAGTGCTTTGTTGCTTAGCCCTGGGGCGATTCAGGTTTATTACGGAGACGAAGTTGCTAGAGCGATTGGCCCATACGCCGATGACTTTCATCAAGGCACACGCTCCGATATGGTTTGGCAATTAGATGACAATAGAAAGAAACTACTTGAACACTGGAAAACGGTTGGGCAGTTTCGAAAATCACACCCTTCTATCGGTGCAGGACAACATAAAGCGCTTAAACAAAAGCAAGGTTATGCTTTCTCTCGAGTTCTTGGGGATGACAAAGTGGTTGTCGCTTTTGTGGGTAAGTAA
- a CDS encoding winged helix-turn-helix domain-containing protein codes for MIVENKYFLNDKYIFNVNKKSLTDLDNSEDIIWLGSNESNILLAFIERPNQVLSRDEIHELVWTSNGFHVDESSVIQAISTVRKILKDSAKEPEFIKTIPKHGYQFIGNSKKIEEDVKQGIDDELQDDDLKEIEIERFNITNLLSKKLLSFFMVMLVSVLMFQFIWPLNLFSPKYSELKEIGRVGDIGVYLLNRDTNGASHAEDIKYCTNKLLTYHPNTENIDKVIVSYTFRNELIINVVDKYLTESVSYNLMPKNMDMMSFCEMRFDNDK; via the coding sequence ATGATAGTGGAGAATAAGTACTTTCTTAACGACAAGTATATTTTCAATGTCAACAAAAAGTCATTAACTGATCTGGATAATAGTGAAGATATAATCTGGCTAGGTAGTAATGAAAGCAATATTTTATTAGCATTTATTGAAAGGCCAAATCAGGTCTTGAGTCGAGATGAAATACACGAGCTCGTGTGGACTAGCAACGGGTTTCATGTGGATGAATCTAGTGTTATCCAAGCAATATCAACCGTTAGAAAAATACTAAAAGATTCAGCAAAAGAACCTGAGTTTATTAAGACCATTCCCAAACATGGTTACCAATTTATTGGTAATAGTAAAAAGATAGAAGAAGATGTAAAGCAAGGCATAGATGACGAACTACAAGATGATGATCTAAAAGAGATTGAAATTGAACGTTTCAACATAACGAATCTGTTAAGTAAAAAATTATTATCATTTTTTATGGTGATGTTGGTTTCTGTATTAATGTTCCAGTTTATATGGCCGTTGAATCTATTTTCTCCTAAGTATTCTGAACTCAAAGAAATAGGTCGGGTAGGTGATATAGGAGTCTATTTGTTAAATAGAGATACTAATGGCGCTAGCCATGCGGAAGATATCAAGTATTGTACGAATAAGTTGTTGACCTATCATCCCAATACCGAGAATATCGATAAAGTCATTGTGTCTTATACGTTCAGAAATGAGCTGATCATTAACGTAGTAGATAAATATTTAACGGAAAGCGTGAGCTATAATCTGATGCCAAAAAATATGGATATGATGTCCTTTTGTGAGATGAGGTTTGATAATGATAAATAA
- a CDS encoding regulatory protein ToxS, with the protein MINKNLLITLTILSIPLMYLIVHDSTSIEKSSFTSKAWHSEMKVLLPKKSANYGKLDIDKTYTVSIKSDIKYMNDNTYVQNSIVNSLDRNDDTISTLEISNVGQWKYEQGYIFLEAGDIRDVSSVRVNHIDDGSLEKIKEMFIINMLRVTEVNQIDEKTMLMTSIDNSSRLWVAN; encoded by the coding sequence ATGATAAATAAAAACTTGTTGATTACATTGACTATATTGTCTATACCACTGATGTATTTGATTGTTCATGATTCTACTTCAATTGAAAAATCAAGCTTTACCTCTAAAGCATGGCATTCGGAAATGAAGGTTCTTCTTCCAAAGAAAAGTGCGAACTATGGGAAGCTGGATATAGACAAAACGTATACAGTTTCGATAAAGAGTGATATTAAATATATGAATGATAATACATATGTTCAAAATTCTATCGTGAATAGCTTAGATAGAAATGACGACACGATATCTACTCTTGAAATATCTAATGTAGGGCAATGGAAATACGAGCAAGGTTATATTTTTTTAGAGGCTGGTGATATTAGAGACGTTTCTTCCGTCAGAGTTAATCATATTGATGACGGAAGTCTGGAAAAAATAAAGGAAATGTTCATCATTAATATGTTACGAGTGACTGAGGTAAATCAGATCGATGAGAAAACCATGTTGATGACGTCTATAGATAACTCATCTAGGCTGTGGGTAGCCAATTAA
- a CDS encoding porin → MNRKLIALAVAAVTTGANAASIYSDDQTSLNLKGEIDVYLSTSELKGTAADDYKSDPDVDVWAKIQIDATHKLSDTVGVFGSFEIQNGVGFGPGDNDSKEVETDDEYFGAKFGENFAVAVGEVGDFGDSLNAIIIDNTNEGVGYVDDVADRFESKGHGIALRYNTEMLTLIADTYLAEDSDQDSVYGLSAAFDIADFNIGASYQDRGNRGAYAVTNNGDNDVYGFKLGYDNDVFSIASHYVVEQVDSQEYEVIGLAADYTINAVRVYASTYIAEEQDVANSDEVTTYTFGADYTFSSNLTGFAEYSAADNSGYEKDADLSLMVAGVYYTF, encoded by the coding sequence TTAACTTGAAAGGTGAAATTGATGTCTATCTAAGTACTTCTGAACTGAAAGGCACCGCTGCAGACGATTATAAAAGTGACCCAGACGTTGATGTATGGGCAAAAATTCAGATCGATGCTACCCATAAACTAAGTGACACGGTTGGCGTGTTTGGTTCATTCGAAATACAAAACGGCGTAGGCTTTGGCCCTGGTGACAATGATTCAAAAGAAGTTGAAACTGATGACGAATACTTCGGCGCAAAATTTGGCGAAAATTTCGCTGTCGCCGTTGGTGAAGTGGGTGATTTCGGAGACTCTTTGAACGCAATTATTATCGATAACACCAATGAAGGTGTAGGTTATGTTGATGACGTTGCAGACCGATTTGAGTCAAAAGGTCACGGCATTGCGCTAAGATACAATACAGAAATGTTGACGTTGATTGCAGACACTTATTTAGCTGAAGATTCAGATCAAGATTCGGTATATGGACTTTCAGCTGCTTTTGATATCGCTGACTTTAATATTGGTGCATCTTATCAAGATCGTGGCAACCGCGGCGCTTACGCAGTCACAAACAATGGCGACAATGACGTTTACGGCTTTAAACTAGGCTATGACAATGATGTTTTCTCTATCGCATCACACTATGTAGTTGAGCAAGTCGACAGCCAAGAGTACGAAGTCATCGGCCTTGCTGCGGACTATACAATTAACGCAGTGCGAGTATATGCTTCAACATACATTGCTGAAGAGCAAGACGTCGCTAATAGCGATGAAGTAACAACCTATACTTTTGGTGCTGATTACACATTCTCAAGCAACCTAACAGGTTTTGCTGAATACTCCGCTGCAGACAACTCAGGTTATGAAAAAGACGCTGACCTGTCTCTAATGGTGGCTGGTGTTTACTATACTTTCTAA